One part of the Arabidopsis thaliana chromosome 1 sequence genome encodes these proteins:
- a CDS encoding alpha/beta-Hydrolases superfamily protein (alpha/beta-Hydrolases superfamily protein; FUNCTIONS IN: triglyceride lipase activity; INVOLVED IN: lipid metabolic process; LOCATED IN: cellular_component unknown; EXPRESSED IN: 24 plant structures; EXPRESSED DURING: 15 growth stages; CONTAINS InterPro DOMAIN/s: Lipase, class 3 (InterPro:IPR002921); BEST Arabidopsis thaliana protein match is: alpha/beta-Hydrolases superfamily protein (TAIR:AT3G62590.1); Has 747 Blast hits to 737 proteins in 148 species: Archae - 0; Bacteria - 27; Metazoa - 209; Fungi - 146; Plants - 175; Viruses - 15; Other Eukaryotes - 175 (source: NCBI BLink).), with product MDSLCLNSGLHGVIPAITAVGNGGCGGVVEVRATASAPSQKRGPFGFSFKYPLTPFWSRGGGGGIASRRRSGLCLDDAVLVDSGDSRKPIAEETAVEMDTERRNGSWVLKILDVQSTWKHEEEEDDDEVEDEDGDEDEEVELDDAVVSEDDGGCDVCSVLEDDGNEANKFQLDRESFSKLLRRVTLPESKLYAQLSYLGNLAYSISKIKPANLSKYYGLRFVTSSAEKTESALKAENGEVSGETKPIVEAEEEVEEEEKNKSRKISASAAYEIVASAASYLHSRTNNILPFNSSSKAENSDKHDVNLTNAESSSDVAYSVTSVVAAEEDVKQAVADDLKSTISSPCDWFICDDDQSHTRFVVIQGSESLASWQANLLFEPIEFEGLGAIVHRGIYEAAKGMYEQMLPEVKAHIKTHGTSAKFRFTGHSLGGSLSLLLNLMLLVRGEVPASSLLPVITYGAPFVLCGGDRLLKKLGLPKSHVQAIVMHRDIVPRAFSCNYPYHVAELLKAVNGNFRSHPCLNKQSMLYSPMGELLILQPDETFSPGHELLPSGNGLYLLTSDFESPDIEDSDEERLRAAQTVFLNTPHPLDILSDRSAYGSSGTIQRDHDMNSYLKAVRSVIRKEVNQIRRAKREHRRSLWWPILVARESGSSGIAVSNGQINGQDFSGMMQTGRKSLQRFSRLVASQHMPLIVVMLFPVKLLFLGAFNVFSFR from the exons ATGGACAGTTTGTGTTTGAATAGCGGTTTACACGGTGTAATTCCAGCGATCACTGCGGTTGGAAACGGCGGTTGCGGTGGAGTTGTTGAAGTCCGAGCAACTGCGTCGGCACCATCGCAAAAAAGAGGACCTTTCGGGTTCTCATTTAAGTACCCACTGACGCCGTTTTGGTCTCgcggcggtggaggaggaatTGCGTCGAGGAGACGAAGTGGATTGTGTTTAGACGACGCCGTTTTGGTTGATTCCGGCGATTCGAGAAAGCCGATCGCGGAGGAGACGGCGGTGGAAATGGATACGGAGAGGCGAAATGGGAGCTGGGTTTTGAAGATCTTGGATGTACAATCTACGTGGAaacacgaagaagaagaagatgatgatgaagtagaagatgaagacgGAGACGAAGACGAGGAGGTTGAATTAGACGACGCCGTAGTATCTGAAGATGATGGTGGATGCGATGTATGTTCAGTTTTGGAAGATGATGGCAACGAAGCAAACAAATTTCAACTCGATAGAGAATCGTTCTCCAAATTGCTAAGGAGGGTTACGTTACCCGAATCAAAACTCTATGCCCAACTATCGTATTTGGGAAACTTGGCttattcaatttcaaaaatcaag CCTGCGAATCTGTCGAAATATTACGGCCTGAGATTTGTAACTTCATCAGCTGAGAAAACAGAATCGGCGTTAAAAGCTGAGAATGGTGAAGTTTCAGGTGAGACTAAGCCAATTGtggaagcagaagaagaagttgaagaagaagagaagaacaaaagtcGCAAGATTAGTGCTTCTGCTGCATATGAGATTGTTGCATCAGCTGCTTCTTACCTTCACTCTCGTACCAACAACATACTTCCTTTCAACTCTTCATCGAAAGCCGAGAATTCGGACAAACATGATGTAAATTTGACTAATGCGGAGTCATCATCAGATGTTGCTTATTCTGTTACTtctgttgttgctgctgaGGAAGATGTGAAGCAAGCAGTTGCAGACGATTTGAAATCCACGATTTCGTCTCCCTGCGATTGGTTTATATGTGATGATGATCAGAGTCACACTAGATTCGTTGTGATTCAG GGATCTGAATCTCTAGCTTCTTGGCAAGCAAATTTACTCTTTGAGCCTATTGAATTTGAG GGCCTTGGTGCGATCGTACACAGAGGAATATACGAAGCTGCAAAAGGAATGTATGAACAAATGCTACCTGAAGTTAAAGCCCATATTAAAACCCATGGGACCAGCGCTAAATTCCGTTTCACCGGTCATTCATTAGGTGGAAGCTTATCGCTATTACTAAACCTCATGTTACTCGTTCGAGGCGAAGTACCTGCGTCTTCTTTACTTCCGGTTATAACATATGGTGCACCATTTGTGCTATGTGGAGGTGACCGTCTTCTTAAGAAACTCGGATTGCCTAAAAGCCATGTTCAAGCTATTGTTATGCACCGTGACATTGTTCCGAGAGCTTTTTCTTGTAACTATCCGTACCATGTTGCTGAGCTTCTCAAAGCTGTTAATGGAAACTTCCGTAGCCATCCTTGTCTTAACAAACAG AGTATGTTGTATTCTCCGATGGGCGAGCTTCTGATTCTTCAACCAGATGAGACATTCTCCCCCGGGCATGAACTTCTTCCTTCCGGAAACGGTTTATACCTTCTAACTAGTGATTTTGAATCGCCGGATATTGAAGATTCGGATGAGGAGCGGTTAAGAGCCGCGCAGACGGTTTTCTTGAACACCCCGCATCCTCTCGACATTCTCAGCGACAGATCGGCTTATGGGTCCAGCGGAACAATCCAAAGAGACCATGATATGAACTCGTATCTGAAAGCGGTTAGGAGTGTAATAAGAAAGGAAGTGAATCAGATAAGGAGAGCAAAAAGGGAGCATCGCCGGAGTCTTTGGTGGCCAATTCTGGTGGCTAGAGAAAGTGGAAGCTCAGGGATTGCGGTCAGTAACGGCCAAATCAACGGTCAGGATTTCTCCGGGATGATGCAGACAGGAAGAAAGTCGTTGCAGAGGTTTAGCCGCCTTGTGGCGTCTCAACATATGCCGTTGATCGTTGTTATGTTGTTTCCGGTTAAGTTGTTGTTCCTTGGAGCTTTCAACGTCTTTAGTTTCCGTTGA
- a CDS encoding P-loop containing nucleoside triphosphate hydrolases superfamily protein, whose translation MEPHSHHKNAILPSSSQDENLKEEEVPDDDDSVGGEVQGTASFLLGVIDARFAHTCLFSSCLAHTGEVNANDYIPNPAAPANTKRKWQIMKEKVQMTEDDDFDEQNAVIAEAAEQPLDLIIPLLKYQKEFLAWATIQELSAVRGGILADEMGMGKTIQAISLVLARREVDRAKSREAVGHTLVLVPPVALSQWLDEISRLTSPGSTRVLQYHGPKRDKNVQKLMNYDFVLTTSPIVENEYRKDEGVDETMSPLHSIKWNRIIVDEAHDIKNRSSRTAKAVFALEATYRWALSGTPLQNDVDELYSLVSYSFLNFFYSTYASFAFRHTHITFARNVTVKFLIGGNILPLSIPVRIENVPAVLIMQINTSLGGKRRDALSVVEADFYESLYKVSKTTFDGYIQAGTLMNNYAHIFGLLIRLRQAVDHPYLVSYSSPSGANANLLDANKNEKECGFGHDPSKDYFVTSSEHQASKTKLKGFRASSILNRINLDDFKTSTKIEALREEIRFMVERDWSAKAIVFSQFTSFLDLISYALGKSGVSCVQLVGSMSKAAKDAALKNFKEEPDCRVLLMSLQAGGVALNLTAASHVFMMDPWWNPAVERQAQDRIHRIGQCKPVRVVRFIMEKTVEEKILTLQKKKEDLFESTLGDSEEAVVQKLGEDDIKSLFA comes from the exons ATGGAGCCACACTCTCACCACAAGAATGCGATTCTTCCGTCTAGTAGCCAAG ACGAGaatctcaaagaagaagaagttcctgatgatgatgattcagtCGGCGGTGAAGTTCAAGGTACCGCATCGTTTCTATTAGGCGTCATTGATGCTCGATTTGCTCACACCTGTTTATTTTCATCATGTCTTGCTCACACAGGTGAGGTCAATGCTAATGACTATATACCAAATCCTGCCGCTCCTGCAAACACTAAAAGAAAATGGCAGATCATGAAAGAAAAGGTTCAGATGacagaggatgatgattttgatgagcAGAATGCAGTCATTGCTGAAGCTGCTGAGCAGCCTCTAGATTTGATTATACCGCTACTAAAGTACCAAAAGGAGTTTTTGGCTTGGGCTACAATACAGGAACTATCAGCCGTAAGAGGAGGCATTCTCGCTGATGAGATGGGAATGGGGAAAACAATACAAGCCATCTCTCTCGTTCTTGCCAGACGGGAAGTTGACAGAGCCAAATCTAGGGAAGCAGTTGGGCACACCCTTGTGCTTGTTCCTCCTGTTGCTCTTTCTCAGTGGTTAGATGAGATTTCTCGGTTGACATCCCCGGGAAGCACCAGGGTTCTTCAATACCATGGGCCGAAGAGAGACAAGAATGTTCAAAAGTTAATGAATTACGACTTTGTTTTGACAACATCTCCCATAGTTGAGAATGAATATAGGAAGGATGAAGGAGTGGACGAAACAATGTCTCCTTTACACTCTATTAAGTGGAATCGTATCATCGTCGATGAG GCTCATGATATCAAAAACAGAAGTAGTCGCACTGCCAAAGCTGTTTTTGCTTTGGAGGCGACCTACAGATGGGCTCTGAGTGGTACCCCTCTCCAGAATGATGTTGACGAGCTCTACTCCCTGGTTAGTTACTCTTTCCTCAACTTTTTCTATAGCAC ATACGCTTCCTTCGCGTTTCGCCATACTCATATTACTTTTGCAAGAAATGTGACTGTGAAGTTCTTGATCGGAGGTAACATCTTACCACTCTCAATTCCTG TGCGCATCGAAAATGTCCCAGCTGTCCTCATAATGCAAATCAACACATCTCTTGGTGGAAAGAG GCGAGATGCACTAAGTGTAGTAGAAGCTGATTTCTATGAATCACTATACAAAGTTAGCAAGACAACATTTGATGG GTATATTCAGGCTGGGACATTGATGAATAACTATGCACATATATTTGGTCTTCTTATCCGACTGAGACAA GCTGTTGATCATCCATACCTGGTGAGTTATTCTAGTCCTAGTGGCGCTAACGCTAACTTGCTTGATGCGaacaaaaatgagaaagaatgTGGTTTCGGCCATGACCCTTCCAAGGACTACTTT GTGACTTCTAGTGAACATCAGGCAAGCAAGACAAAGCTTAAAGGATTTAGAGCCTCTAGCATTTTAAATCGGATAAACCTCGATGATTTTAAAACAAGTACAAAGATTGAGGCTTTG agagaagaaatcagGTTCATGGTTGAAAGAGATTGGTCTGCCAAAGCAATAGTATTCAGCCAGTTCACATCATTCTTGGACCTGATAAGTTACGCCTTGGGGAAG TCTGGGGTTAGCTGTGTTCAACTGGTGGGAAGCATGTCCAAGGCAGCTAAAGATGCTGCActcaaaaattttaaagaagaGCCAGATTGCAGAGTTTTATTAATGAGCTTGCAAGCTGGAGGGGTTGCTCTAAATCTAACAGCCGCTTCGCAT GTGTTCATGATGGACCCGTGGTGGAACCCAGCGGTTGAGAGGCAAGCACAGGACAGAATACATAGGATCGGACAGTGCAAGCCTGTCAG GGTTGTAAGATTCATAATGGAGAAAACAGTAGAGGAAAAGATACTAACgcttcaaaagaagaaggaagatttGTTTGAAag TACGTTAGGTGACTCTGAAGAGGCCGTTGTACAAAAGCTGGGAGAAGACGATATCAAGTCCCTGTTCGCATAA
- a CDS encoding P-loop containing nucleoside triphosphate hydrolases superfamily protein (P-loop containing nucleoside triphosphate hydrolases superfamily protein; FUNCTIONS IN: helicase activity, DNA binding, ATP binding, nucleic acid binding; INVOLVED IN: DNA repair; LOCATED IN: cellular_component unknown; EXPRESSED IN: 7 plant structures; EXPRESSED DURING: F mature embryo stage, petal differentiation and expansion stage, E expanded cotyledon stage, D bilateral stage; CONTAINS InterPro DOMAIN/s: DEAD-like helicase, N-terminal (InterPro:IPR014001), DNA/RNA helicase, C-terminal (InterPro:IPR001650), Helicase, superfamily 1/2, ATP-binding domain (InterPro:IPR014021), SNF2-related (InterPro:IPR000330); BEST Arabidopsis thaliana protein match is: Helicase protein with RING/U-box domain (TAIR:AT1G05120.1); Has 20658 Blast hits to 14879 proteins in 1788 species: Archae - 141; Bacteria - 6646; Metazoa - 3824; Fungi - 4666; Plants - 1875; Viruses - 121; Other Eukaryotes - 3385 (source: NCBI BLink).), translating to MAGLRSVHVGSETKVVSKNECAHVTLWTGTAQGDLGVAMEPHSHHKNAILPSSSQDENLKEEEVPDDDDSVGGEVQGEVNANDYIPNPAAPANTKRKWQIMKEKVQMTEDDDFDEQNAVIAEAAEQPLDLIIPLLKYQKEFLAWATIQELSAVRGGILADEMGMGKTIQAISLVLARREVDRAKSREAVGHTLVLVPPVALSQWLDEISRLTSPGSTRVLQYHGPKRDKNVQKLMNYDFVLTTSPIVENEYRKDEGVDETMSPLHSIKWNRIIVDEAHDIKNRSSRTAKAVFALEATYRWALSGTPLQNDVDELYSLVSYSFLNFFYSTYASFAFRHTHITFARNVTVKFLIGGNILPLSIPVRIENVPAVLIMQINTSLGGKRRDALSVVEADFYESLYKVSKTTFDGYIQAGTLMNNYAHIFGLLIRLRQAVDHPYLVSYSSPSGANANLLDANKNEKECGFGHDPSKDYFVTSSEHQASKTKLKGFRASSILNRINLDDFKTSTKIEALREEIRFMVERDWSAKAIVFSQFTSFLDLISYALGKSGVSCVQLVGSMSKAAKDAALKNFKEEPDCRVLLMSLQAGGVALNLTAASHVFMMDPWWNPAVERQAQDRIHRIGQCKPVRVVRFIMEKTVEEKILTLQKKKEDLFESTLGDSEEAVVQKLGEDDIKSLFA from the exons ATGGCTGGTTTAAGATCAGTCCATGTTGGATCTGAGACCAAAGTCGTCTCAAAGAACGAATGTGCACACGTTACGTTGTGGACGGGGACGGCCCAAGGAG ATTTGGGCGTCGCGATGGAGCCACACTCTCACCACAAGAATGCGATTCTTCCGTCTAGTAGCCAAG ACGAGaatctcaaagaagaagaagttcctgatgatgatgattcagtCGGCGGTGAAGTTCAAG GTGAGGTCAATGCTAATGACTATATACCAAATCCTGCCGCTCCTGCAAACACTAAAAGAAAATGGCAGATCATGAAAGAAAAGGTTCAGATGacagaggatgatgattttgatgagcAGAATGCAGTCATTGCTGAAGCTGCTGAGCAGCCTCTAGATTTGATTATACCGCTACTAAAGTACCAAAAGGAGTTTTTGGCTTGGGCTACAATACAGGAACTATCAGCCGTAAGAGGAGGCATTCTCGCTGATGAGATGGGAATGGGGAAAACAATACAAGCCATCTCTCTCGTTCTTGCCAGACGGGAAGTTGACAGAGCCAAATCTAGGGAAGCAGTTGGGCACACCCTTGTGCTTGTTCCTCCTGTTGCTCTTTCTCAGTGGTTAGATGAGATTTCTCGGTTGACATCCCCGGGAAGCACCAGGGTTCTTCAATACCATGGGCCGAAGAGAGACAAGAATGTTCAAAAGTTAATGAATTACGACTTTGTTTTGACAACATCTCCCATAGTTGAGAATGAATATAGGAAGGATGAAGGAGTGGACGAAACAATGTCTCCTTTACACTCTATTAAGTGGAATCGTATCATCGTCGATGAG GCTCATGATATCAAAAACAGAAGTAGTCGCACTGCCAAAGCTGTTTTTGCTTTGGAGGCGACCTACAGATGGGCTCTGAGTGGTACCCCTCTCCAGAATGATGTTGACGAGCTCTACTCCCTGGTTAGTTACTCTTTCCTCAACTTTTTCTATAGCAC ATACGCTTCCTTCGCGTTTCGCCATACTCATATTACTTTTGCAAGAAATGTGACTGTGAAGTTCTTGATCGGAGGTAACATCTTACCACTCTCAATTCCTG TGCGCATCGAAAATGTCCCAGCTGTCCTCATAATGCAAATCAACACATCTCTTGGTGGAAAGAG GCGAGATGCACTAAGTGTAGTAGAAGCTGATTTCTATGAATCACTATACAAAGTTAGCAAGACAACATTTGATGG GTATATTCAGGCTGGGACATTGATGAATAACTATGCACATATATTTGGTCTTCTTATCCGACTGAGACAA GCTGTTGATCATCCATACCTGGTGAGTTATTCTAGTCCTAGTGGCGCTAACGCTAACTTGCTTGATGCGaacaaaaatgagaaagaatgTGGTTTCGGCCATGACCCTTCCAAGGACTACTTT GTGACTTCTAGTGAACATCAGGCAAGCAAGACAAAGCTTAAAGGATTTAGAGCCTCTAGCATTTTAAATCGGATAAACCTCGATGATTTTAAAACAAGTACAAAGATTGAGGCTTTG agagaagaaatcagGTTCATGGTTGAAAGAGATTGGTCTGCCAAAGCAATAGTATTCAGCCAGTTCACATCATTCTTGGACCTGATAAGTTACGCCTTGGGGAAG TCTGGGGTTAGCTGTGTTCAACTGGTGGGAAGCATGTCCAAGGCAGCTAAAGATGCTGCActcaaaaattttaaagaagaGCCAGATTGCAGAGTTTTATTAATGAGCTTGCAAGCTGGAGGGGTTGCTCTAAATCTAACAGCCGCTTCGCAT GTGTTCATGATGGACCCGTGGTGGAACCCAGCGGTTGAGAGGCAAGCACAGGACAGAATACATAGGATCGGACAGTGCAAGCCTGTCAG GGTTGTAAGATTCATAATGGAGAAAACAGTAGAGGAAAAGATACTAACgcttcaaaagaagaaggaagatttGTTTGAAag TACGTTAGGTGACTCTGAAGAGGCCGTTGTACAAAAGCTGGGAGAAGACGATATCAAGTCCCTGTTCGCATAA
- a CDS encoding P-loop containing nucleoside triphosphate hydrolases superfamily protein: protein MEPHSHHKNAILPSSSQDENLKEEEVPDDDDSVGGEVQGTASFLLGVIDARFAHTCLFSSCLAHTGEVNANDYIPNPAAPANTKRKWQIMKEKVQMTEDDDFDEQNAVIAEAAEQPLDLIIPLLKYQKEFLAWATIQELSAVRGGILADEMGMGKTIQAISLVLARREVDRAKSREAVGHTLVLVPPVALSQWLDEISRLTSPGSTRVLQYHGPKRDKNVQKLMNYDFVLTTSPIVENEYRKDEGVDETMSPLHSIKWNRIIVDEAHDIKNRSSRTAKAVFALEATYRWALSGTPLQNDVDELYSLIRFLRVSPYSYYFCKKCDCEVLDRSAHRKCPSCPHNANQHISWWKENVDKRRNRACIFLKQNVLKDILLRRTKLGRAADLALPSRIISLRRDALSVVEADFYESLYKVSKTTFDGYIQAGTLMNNYAHIFGLLIRLRQAVDHPYLVSYSSPSGANANLLDANKNEKECGFGHDPSKDYFVTSSEHQASKTKLKGFRASSILNRINLDDFKTSTKIEALREEIRFMVERDWSAKAIVFSQFTSFLDLISYALGKSGVSCVQLVGSMSKAAKDAALKNFKEEPDCRVLLMSLQAGGVALNLTAASHVFMMDPWWNPAVERQAQDRIHRIGQCKPVRLYF from the exons ATGGAGCCACACTCTCACCACAAGAATGCGATTCTTCCGTCTAGTAGCCAAG ACGAGaatctcaaagaagaagaagttcctgatgatgatgattcagtCGGCGGTGAAGTTCAAGGTACCGCATCGTTTCTATTAGGCGTCATTGATGCTCGATTTGCTCACACCTGTTTATTTTCATCATGTCTTGCTCACACAGGTGAGGTCAATGCTAATGACTATATACCAAATCCTGCCGCTCCTGCAAACACTAAAAGAAAATGGCAGATCATGAAAGAAAAGGTTCAGATGacagaggatgatgattttgatgagcAGAATGCAGTCATTGCTGAAGCTGCTGAGCAGCCTCTAGATTTGATTATACCGCTACTAAAGTACCAAAAGGAGTTTTTGGCTTGGGCTACAATACAGGAACTATCAGCCGTAAGAGGAGGCATTCTCGCTGATGAGATGGGAATGGGGAAAACAATACAAGCCATCTCTCTCGTTCTTGCCAGACGGGAAGTTGACAGAGCCAAATCTAGGGAAGCAGTTGGGCACACCCTTGTGCTTGTTCCTCCTGTTGCTCTTTCTCAGTGGTTAGATGAGATTTCTCGGTTGACATCCCCGGGAAGCACCAGGGTTCTTCAATACCATGGGCCGAAGAGAGACAAGAATGTTCAAAAGTTAATGAATTACGACTTTGTTTTGACAACATCTCCCATAGTTGAGAATGAATATAGGAAGGATGAAGGAGTGGACGAAACAATGTCTCCTTTACACTCTATTAAGTGGAATCGTATCATCGTCGATGAG GCTCATGATATCAAAAACAGAAGTAGTCGCACTGCCAAAGCTGTTTTTGCTTTGGAGGCGACCTACAGATGGGCTCTGAGTGGTACCCCTCTCCAGAATGATGTTGACGAGCTCTACTCCCTG ATACGCTTCCTTCGCGTTTCGCCATACTCATATTACTTTTGCAAGAAATGTGACTGTGAAGTTCTTGATCGGAG TGCGCATCGAAAATGTCCCAGCTGTCCTCATAATGCAAATCAACACATCTCTTGGTGGAAAGAG AATGTGGACAAACGGAGAAACAGAGCCTGTATATTCCTTAAACAAAATGTTCTAAAGGACATTCTACTAAGACGTACTAAATTGGGCCGGGCAGCTGACCTTGCTCTTCCTTCTAGAATC ATCTCTCTGAGGCGAGATGCACTAAGTGTAGTAGAAGCTGATTTCTATGAATCACTATACAAAGTTAGCAAGACAACATTTGATGG GTATATTCAGGCTGGGACATTGATGAATAACTATGCACATATATTTGGTCTTCTTATCCGACTGAGACAA GCTGTTGATCATCCATACCTGGTGAGTTATTCTAGTCCTAGTGGCGCTAACGCTAACTTGCTTGATGCGaacaaaaatgagaaagaatgTGGTTTCGGCCATGACCCTTCCAAGGACTACTTT GTGACTTCTAGTGAACATCAGGCAAGCAAGACAAAGCTTAAAGGATTTAGAGCCTCTAGCATTTTAAATCGGATAAACCTCGATGATTTTAAAACAAGTACAAAGATTGAGGCTTTG agagaagaaatcagGTTCATGGTTGAAAGAGATTGGTCTGCCAAAGCAATAGTATTCAGCCAGTTCACATCATTCTTGGACCTGATAAGTTACGCCTTGGGGAAG TCTGGGGTTAGCTGTGTTCAACTGGTGGGAAGCATGTCCAAGGCAGCTAAAGATGCTGCActcaaaaattttaaagaagaGCCAGATTGCAGAGTTTTATTAATGAGCTTGCAAGCTGGAGGGGTTGCTCTAAATCTAACAGCCGCTTCGCAT GTGTTCATGATGGACCCGTGGTGGAACCCAGCGGTTGAGAGGCAAGCACAGGACAGAATACATAGGATCGGACAGTGCAAGCCTGTCAGGTTATATTTTTGA
- a CDS encoding Tetratricopeptide repeat (TPR)-like superfamily protein, giving the protein MCTKLYLIQKVDKYMKNAKDLITSQDPNDIVSALSLLNSTLSISPHHELALELKARSLLYLRRFKDVAVLLHNYIPSLRIDNEDVSSVFAASSELSSLMLLLPSGSPSHDSSFKCFSYSYLKKKVMAGLSNNSQVQGQWRYLVLGQACYHLGLMDDAIILLQTGKRLATAELRRESICWSEDSFNLSTSESQPQPITESEIVSQMLSQTKLFLRRRTAALAALDAGLYSESIRHFSKIIDSRRGAPQSFLVYCLIRRAFAYKSAGRIADSIADCNLILALEPSCIEALETRAELFRSIRCFPDSLHDLEHLKLLFNSILRDRSLTGPVWKRHNVRYREIPGKLCVLTTNIKQMKEKITNRENGNEDYYSLMGIERGCSRSELNRAYLLLNLRYKSERSMTSIDRFDIIDEQELVSVKNRARMSTLLLYRLIQKGYYAVLSDIETVEADKAVAIDNRRIETPMDGNKAVAMTVVRKSNDKLDVVVKGVFCRDMAAVGSLISRAGLRQPITV; this is encoded by the exons ATGTGTACAAAACTGTATCTGATTCAGAAAGTGGACAAGTACATGAAGAATGCGAAGGATTTGATAACCAGCCAAGATCCAAACGACATCGTATCAGCTCTCAGTCTCTTGAATTCAACGCTTTCTATCTCTCCTCACCACGAACTCGCTCTGGAACTCAAAGCCAGATCGCTTCTCTACCTTCGTCGTTTCAAAGACGTGGCCGTTTTGCTTCACAATTACATTCCCAGTCTTAGAATCGATAACGAAGATGTCAGCAGTGTCTTCGCCGCTTCATCGGAGCTTTCCTCTctcatgcttcttcttccgagTGGCTCACCGAGTCATGACTCGTCGTTCAAGTGTTTCTCTTATTcctacttgaagaagaaggtcatGGCAGGGTTAAGTAATAATTCTCAAGTACAAGGGCAATGGAG ATACTTGGTTTTGGGCCAAGCTTGTTACCATCTGGGTTTAATGGATGACGCGATCATCCTACTCCAAACCGGTAAACGCCTAGCCACGGCGGAGCTCCGCCGCGAAAGCATTTGCTGGTCCGAAGATAGCTTCAACCTTTCCACCTCCGAATCTCAGCCACAACCAATCACCGAATCCGAGATCGTATCGCAAATGCTCTCCCAAACCAAGCTCTTCCTCCGACGGCGCACAGCGGCGCTCGCAGCACTTGACGCCGGTCTCTACTCCGAATCCATCCGCCATTTCTCTAAGATCATAGACAGCCGTCGTGGTGCACCGCAGAGTTTCCTCGTCTATTGCTTAATTCGTCGCGCCTTCGCCTATAAATCCGCCGGCCGAATCGCGGATTCCATCGCCGATTGCAACTTAATCCTAGCCCTAGAACCGTCGTGCATAGAAGCTTTAGAAACCAGAGCTGAATTGTTCCGATCGATACGGTGTTTCCCCGACTCGCTTCACGATCTCGAACACTTGAAACTCCTcttcaattcaattttacGTGACCGGTCATTAACCGGCCCGGTTTGGAAACGGCATAATGTCCGGTACAGAGAAATCCCGGGAAAATTATGTGTATTGACCACTaatatcaaacaaatgaaggagaaaattacaaacagagaaaacgGCAATGAGGATTATTACTCATTGATGGGAATTGAACGTGGGTGCTCGAGATCGGAGCTGAACAGGGCTTACTTGTTACTGAATCTAAGATATAAATCGGAGAGATCAATGACGTCTATAGACCGGTTCGATATAATCGATGAGCAAGAATTAGTTTCGGTTAAGAACCGAGCGAGAATGTCAACGTTGTTACTCTATAGATTGATCCAGAAGGGATATTACGCCGTATTGAGTGACATTGAAACCGTAGAAGCGGACAAAGCGGTTGCAATCGATAATCGACGGATTGAAACGCCGATGGATGGTAATAAAGCGGTGGCAATGACGGTTGTGAGGAAGAGTAACGACAAGTTAGATGTGGTGGTTAAAGGAGTGTTTTGTAGAGATATGGCGGCGGTTGGGAGTTTGATTTCCCGTGCCGGTTTAAGACAACCAATTACGGTTTAG